One stretch of candidate division WOR-1 bacterium RIFOXYB2_FULL_36_35 DNA includes these proteins:
- a CDS encoding apolipoprotein N-acyltransferase, giving the protein MINGYKDLLVWQKAYELCLDIYKATQKYPRFELSVILSIASGLMLALSFPLFNFNFLIWFALLPLLFAVQNKNLFRSFTLGIVAGFIMFIFQIFWLNIFHLLVPLILSLYLSLYFGVFCVLYNLLTREFPELEIIIIPLVWTALELIRSIGGWGFPAGLLSYSQYNHLFLIQISDIIGVFGLSFIIAFVNASIFIAFKQKSFNKSIKIITSLVIIFLVLISYGFLKIGENRKDANNLRIALIQPNLDFDAYDKSKAINILAQLTYKASQANPDIIIWPETSFKESIRLDMELSQDIYSIVKKSKTYLLLGSSDFKEQNFKFKRFNSAFLLSSYGEVLGQYNKIHPVLFWETFPIRYYLPFLKNTESKGRCDKGNDPKLFNMPKGNFSVLICFEGIFSDLSRKFVKNGAQFLVNITNDSWSKSSAEHYQHASMDVFRAIENRVYYIRVGNSGVTEVIDPYGKIVSSLPLYTKGYLIANISKNDEKTFYNRYGDLIASFSVFTVGIMIFFCLLKKGVKKLIKRR; this is encoded by the coding sequence ATGATCAATGGGTATAAAGATTTATTAGTATGGCAGAAGGCTTACGAACTGTGTTTAGATATCTATAAGGCAACACAAAAATATCCTCGTTTTGAATTATCTGTAATTCTTTCAATTGCTTCAGGCTTAATGCTTGCATTGAGTTTTCCTCTTTTTAATTTTAATTTTTTAATATGGTTTGCTTTATTGCCTTTGTTGTTTGCTGTTCAGAATAAAAATTTATTTCGATCTTTTACCTTGGGAATTGTTGCCGGTTTTATCATGTTTATTTTCCAGATTTTTTGGTTAAATATATTTCACCTTTTGGTCCCTTTAATTTTATCTTTGTATTTATCTTTATATTTTGGTGTTTTTTGTGTTCTTTACAATTTGTTAACAAGGGAATTCCCTGAATTGGAAATAATAATTATTCCCTTGGTTTGGACCGCGTTGGAATTAATTAGATCTATTGGTGGTTGGGGGTTTCCAGCTGGACTTTTAAGTTATTCACAATACAACCATCTTTTCTTGATACAAATATCAGATATTATTGGTGTTTTTGGTTTATCTTTTATTATTGCCTTTGTTAATGCTTCTATATTCATTGCTTTTAAGCAAAAGTCTTTTAATAAATCTATAAAGATTATAACTTCTCTAGTTATAATCTTTCTTGTTTTAATTTCCTATGGGTTCCTTAAAATTGGTGAAAATCGAAAAGATGCTAATAATTTAAGGATTGCCCTTATTCAGCCTAATTTGGATTTTGATGCTTATGATAAGTCAAAAGCAATAAATATCTTAGCGCAATTAACCTATAAAGCATCGCAGGCTAATCCGGACATAATCATTTGGCCGGAAACAAGTTTCAAAGAAAGTATTAGGCTGGACATGGAGCTTTCACAAGATATTTATTCTATTGTAAAAAAATCTAAAACATATTTGTTGCTTGGAAGCTCGGATTTCAAAGAACAAAATTTTAAATTTAAACGCTTCAATAGCGCTTTTTTGCTCTCTTCTTACGGAGAGGTTTTGGGGCAATACAATAAAATTCACCCTGTTCTTTTTTGGGAAACATTTCCAATAAGGTATTATCTCCCATTTTTAAAAAATACGGAATCAAAAGGGCGCTGTGACAAAGGGAATGACCCAAAACTGTTTAATATGCCAAAGGGTAATTTTAGTGTTTTGATTTGTTTTGAAGGGATATTTTCTGATTTATCAAGAAAGTTTGTAAAAAATGGGGCTCAATTTTTAGTTAATATAACAAATGACAGCTGGTCGAAAAGTTCCGCAGAACATTATCAGCATGCTTCAATGGATGTTTTTAGGGCTATTGAAAATAGAGTTTATTATATAAGGGTTGGGAATAGTGGTGTGACAGAAGTTATTGATCCATATGGAAAAATTGTTAGCTCTTTACCTCTTTATACAAAAGGGTACTTAATTGCGAATATTAGTAAAAATGATGAGAAAACATTTTATAATAGATATGGAGATTTGATAGCATCCTTTTCTGTTTTTACTGTGGGGATTATGATCTTTTTCTGTTTGCTTAAAAAAGGTGTCAAAAAACTCATTAAAAGGAGATAA